Proteins from one Gossypium raimondii isolate GPD5lz chromosome 8, ASM2569854v1, whole genome shotgun sequence genomic window:
- the LOC105792953 gene encoding uncharacterized protein LOC105792953, with translation MEGLQNLVRSFPKDTKSGSPSFFPELPYNLRGGGGSGGAAGASSVDTARVLVSRPPRQVVSLWTCSKLCGFCFVAGIIVGYSLKRRVRLWASKLLKRLKDD, from the exons ATGGAAGGATTACAGAATCTGGTCCGTTCCTTCCCAAAGGACACAAAATCAGGTTCCCCTTCTTTCTTTCCCGAACTCCCCTACAATCTTCGCGGCGGAGGAGGTAGTGGAGGAGCAGCCGGCGCTTCTTCCGTTGATACAGCTCGTGTTTTAGTCAGCAGGCCTCCGAG GCAAGTTGTTTCGCTGTGGACGTGTTCAAAACTCTGTGGATTTTGCTTCGTCGCCGGAATCATCGTCGGTTACTCCCTCAAACGCCGTGTACGGCTCTGGGCTTCCAAGCTTCTCAAGCGATTAAAAGATGAT